The following coding sequences lie in one Spinacia oleracea cultivar Varoflay chromosome 1, BTI_SOV_V1, whole genome shotgun sequence genomic window:
- the LOC110778074 gene encoding probable serine/threonine-protein kinase PBL8: MGNCGTREESGVVSHAQVHQLQMLTSLQLQSSSNNSTSRNAKQQHSSNRSVSDPNDSNVGLYTDVIAFTLYELETITKSFRSDYILGEGGFGTVYKGYIDENVRVGLKSLPVAVKVLNKEGLQGHREWLTEVNFLGQLRHPNLVKLIGYCCEDDHRLLVYEFMFRGSLENHLFRKAVVPLSWSTRLMIALGAAKGLAFLHNAERPVIYRDFKTSNILLDSDYTAKLSDFGLAKAGPQGDETHVSTRVMGTYGYAAPEYVMTGHLTARSDVYSFGVVLLELLTGRRSVDKTRPSKEQNLVDWARPKLNDKRKLLQIIDPRLESQYSIRAAQKACSLAYYCLSQNPKARPLMSDVVETLEPLQSSGDAVGEISSSSASSSSSSSLPISTFRSKRGTRGMPDYSRFPDNVSVAASCRSPNLNCSPSGPAPCRVR; encoded by the exons ATGGGTAATTGCGGGACTAGAGAAGAATCTGGCGTTGTGTCTCATGCTCAAG TTCATCAGCTTCAGATGCTAACCTCATTGCAATTGCAATCAAGTAGCAATAATAGTACTAGTAGAAATGCGAAACAACAGCATAGTAGCAACAGGTCAGTCTCAGATCCGAACGATTCAAATGTTGGACTGTATACAGATGTAATTGCTTTTACACTGTATGAATTGGAGACTATTACCAAGAGCTTCCGTTCAGACTACATCCTTGGAGAAGGCGGCTTTGGTACTGTTTACAAGGGTTACATCGATGAGAATGTCCGTGTTGGCCTTAAGTCTCTTCCTGTTGCTGTCAAAGTTCTCAACAAGGAAGGTCTTCAGGGCCACAGGGAGTGGCTG ACGGAGGTCAACTTTCTCGGCCAGCTCAGACATCCTAATCTTGTCAAGTTGATTGGTTATTGCTGTGAGGATGACCATCGCTTACTCGTCTACGAGTTCATGTTTCGAGGAAGCCTTGAGAATCACTTGTTTCGAA AAGCAGTTGTCCCCTTATCGTGGTCCACAAGGTTGATGATTGCCCTTGGAGCAGCTAAAGGACTTGCCTTCCTTCACAACGCTGAAAGGCCTGTTATTTATCGCGATTTCAAGACATCTAATATACTTTTAGACTCT GATTACACGGCAAAGCTATCTGATTTTGGACTTGCTAAAGCTGGACCACAGGGTGATGAGACCCATGTATCAACTCGCGTTATGGGAACCTATGGATATGCTGCTCCTGAATACGTGATGACGG GTCATCTCACAGCTAGAAGTGACGTTTATAGCTTTGGAGTTGTACTGTTGGAGCTATTGACAGGGAGAAGATCAGTTGACAAGACGAGGCCAAGTAAGGAGCAGAACTTGGTGGATTGGGCCCGACCAAAACTCAATGACAAGAGAAAACTTTTGCAAATAATAGACCCTAGATTGGAGAGTCAGTATTCGATAAGAGCAGCTCAGAAAGCCTGCAGTTTGGCATACTATTGTCTTAGCCAAAACCCTAAGGCAAGACCGTTGATGAGCGACGTGGTTGAGACTTTGGAACCTTTACAAAGTAGCGGTGATGCTGTGGGTGAAATATCATCATCATCTGCAtcctcatcttcatcttcatcgttACCGATTTCAACATTTAGAAGTAAGCGCGGTACAAGGGGAATGCCGGATTACTCAAGATTTCCTGACAATGTTAGTGTTGCTGCTAGCTGTCGCTCCCCAAATCTGAACTGTTCTCCAAGTGGTCCGGCACCTTGCCGAGTGAGATGA